A stretch of the Arthrobacter sp. PAMC 25486 genome encodes the following:
- a CDS encoding LOG family protein, translating to MNAPLAPQARTIEIEALDRFDALVSGGAKSMAGWHFQSVDLRLRSSALVELHASGAIFMGCTFDGGVEELLRGRGALVFPALPHIPFNAYRGHLYTGAELFDGIFTGEYEAVPDAKIYQWSLQTGPALHSTLATAMHDHAISDALDDFLALQSAPVVGVMGGHAAARGSEQYAQAAQLGRALSRAGFLVATGGGPGAMEAANLGAYLSMYDAGTLDCALLTLAAVPGFRPSVTEWARAAFGVTAAYPEGAPSLGIPTWFYGHEPPNVFASSIAKYFTNALREAILLERSRGGIVFLPGAAGTVQEVFQDACENYYAAEGAVAPMVLVGRKYWEVEVPVMPLLKTLAQARIMEDFVFVVDTVEEACDVLARK from the coding sequence GTGAACGCACCTCTCGCCCCACAGGCCCGCACGATTGAAATCGAAGCGCTCGACCGTTTTGACGCACTGGTTTCAGGCGGCGCCAAGTCCATGGCCGGCTGGCACTTCCAATCGGTGGACCTGCGCCTGCGCTCCAGCGCACTCGTGGAATTGCACGCCTCGGGCGCCATTTTCATGGGCTGCACCTTCGATGGCGGTGTGGAGGAGCTACTGCGGGGCCGCGGTGCGCTGGTCTTCCCCGCCCTGCCGCACATTCCTTTCAACGCCTACAGAGGCCACTTGTACACGGGCGCCGAGCTTTTTGACGGTATTTTCACCGGTGAATACGAAGCCGTGCCGGACGCTAAAATCTACCAGTGGAGCCTGCAAACCGGCCCTGCCCTGCACTCCACACTCGCCACCGCGATGCACGACCACGCCATCTCCGACGCGCTTGACGACTTTCTGGCGCTGCAGTCGGCGCCGGTAGTTGGCGTGATGGGCGGGCATGCGGCGGCGCGCGGCAGCGAACAGTACGCGCAGGCGGCCCAGTTGGGACGGGCCCTGAGTCGGGCCGGGTTCCTGGTCGCAACGGGCGGCGGTCCCGGTGCCATGGAGGCCGCAAACTTGGGTGCCTACCTTTCAATGTACGACGCCGGGACCTTGGACTGCGCACTGCTGACCCTGGCTGCCGTCCCCGGCTTCCGCCCCTCGGTCACCGAGTGGGCCAGGGCGGCATTTGGGGTGACTGCCGCCTATCCGGAGGGTGCGCCAAGTCTGGGCATTCCCACCTGGTTTTACGGGCATGAGCCGCCGAATGTCTTTGCCAGTTCCATCGCGAAGTACTTCACCAATGCCCTGCGTGAGGCGATTCTGCTGGAGCGCTCACGCGGCGGAATCGTGTTCCTGCCGGGGGCTGCCGGCACCGTGCAGGAAGTTTTCCAAGACGCCTGCGAGAACTATTACGCTGCCGAGGGAGCCGTTGCGCCCATGGTGTTGGTGGGCCGGAAGTACTGGGAAGTCGAGGTCCCTGTGATGCCGTTGTTGAAGACGCTGGCACAGGCGCGGATCATGGAGGACTTTGTTTTCGTGGTGGACACCGTGGAAGAGGCCTGCGACGTGCTCGCCCGAAAATGA
- a CDS encoding VIT1/CCC1 transporter family protein, with the protein MPERILTTAEIKRWRQYLADERAEAAVYRDLAKRREGEEHTILMALAAAEGRHEQHWLDLLGEHAAQPVRASLHNQFLGMLARRFGSVFVLALAQRSESRSPYATDADATDAMAADEAIHEEVVRGLATRGRIRLSGSFRAAVFGANDGLVSNLSLVVGMAATGVGSSVVLFSGIAGLLAGALSMGAGEFVSVRSQRELLDASQPTQVTLSAAPSLDLENNELVLVYLARGMSREAAEHRAAERMGQFTCDCDPSLSLTPEKFEEASEHETLGTAWGAASSSFCFFASGAIIPIIPFLFGMTGIGALLLSCVLVGITLMGTGAVVGLLSGASPLWRGLRQLAIGMGAAAATYLLGLLFGGLVG; encoded by the coding sequence ATGCCTGAACGAATTCTTACCACCGCTGAAATTAAGCGCTGGCGCCAGTATTTGGCCGATGAGCGCGCCGAGGCAGCTGTGTATCGCGACCTTGCCAAGCGCCGCGAAGGGGAAGAGCACACCATCCTCATGGCGCTGGCAGCAGCCGAGGGGCGGCACGAACAACACTGGTTGGACTTGTTGGGCGAGCACGCCGCTCAGCCCGTCCGTGCGTCCTTGCACAACCAGTTCCTGGGCATGCTTGCTCGCCGCTTTGGTTCCGTGTTTGTCCTGGCCCTGGCCCAGCGTTCGGAATCCCGGTCGCCCTACGCCACCGATGCCGATGCAACCGATGCAATGGCGGCCGACGAAGCCATCCATGAGGAGGTTGTCAGGGGCTTGGCAACCCGGGGACGAATCCGACTCTCCGGCTCCTTCCGTGCGGCCGTATTCGGTGCGAATGACGGGCTGGTCAGCAACCTGTCCCTTGTGGTGGGGATGGCCGCCACCGGCGTGGGCAGCTCGGTGGTGCTGTTTAGCGGCATTGCAGGTCTTCTCGCTGGCGCGTTGTCCATGGGCGCCGGCGAATTCGTCTCCGTCCGCTCACAACGCGAACTCCTCGACGCCTCCCAGCCCACTCAGGTCACCCTGTCGGCAGCCCCCTCGCTGGACCTTGAAAATAATGAGCTGGTGTTGGTCTACCTCGCCCGGGGCATGTCCCGGGAAGCCGCGGAACACCGGGCAGCAGAACGGATGGGCCAGTTCACCTGCGACTGCGACCCCAGCCTCTCGCTGACGCCGGAGAAGTTTGAGGAAGCCAGCGAGCACGAAACCCTCGGCACGGCCTGGGGAGCGGCAAGTTCCAGTTTTTGTTTCTTCGCATCCGGCGCCATCATCCCCATCATTCCGTTCCTCTTCGGGATGACAGGCATCGGCGCGCTGCTACTTTCCTGCGTTCTGGTGGGCATCACACTCATGGGAACCGGCGCCGTGGTGGGGCTGCTCTCCGGCGCGTCCCCGCTGTGGCGCGGCCTGCGCCAGCTGGCCATCGGCATGGGTGCAGCCGCCGCCACGTACCTGCTGGGCCTGCTCTTTGGCGGCTTGGTCGGCTAG
- a CDS encoding helix-turn-helix domain-containing protein, whose amino-acid sequence MKALPLEPSAEPVAIGSRIRAARQDQRLTIEQVADATGLTKGFLSRVERDLTSPSVASLVTLCQVLSISIGELFAAPETHLTRRGEGPRISLGGEGIVERLLTSRSERRLQILGATIEPFGRGESELYAVDCDVDVLHIMSGELTLRMTQESYDLKAGDTLSFPGREPHSWENRTAYPVEALWILVPAASGSGPS is encoded by the coding sequence ATGAAAGCTTTGCCCCTGGAACCAAGCGCCGAACCCGTTGCCATCGGATCGCGCATTCGCGCGGCACGGCAGGACCAGCGGCTCACCATTGAGCAGGTTGCCGATGCAACCGGGCTGACAAAAGGGTTCCTCAGCCGGGTTGAACGCGATTTAACCTCTCCAAGTGTGGCCTCTTTGGTGACCTTGTGCCAAGTTCTCTCGATCTCCATCGGCGAACTGTTTGCCGCCCCGGAAACCCATTTGACCCGACGGGGCGAGGGGCCGCGCATCTCCCTCGGAGGCGAGGGGATCGTCGAGCGGCTGCTGACCTCGCGCTCGGAGCGGCGCCTGCAGATCTTGGGGGCCACCATTGAGCCCTTTGGTCGCGGTGAATCGGAGCTGTATGCCGTGGACTGTGACGTTGACGTGCTGCACATCATGAGCGGGGAACTGACGTTGCGCATGACCCAAGAGTCCTATGACCTGAAGGCGGGGGACACGCTGTCGTTTCCCGGACGCGAGCCGCATAGCTGGGAAAACCGCACGGCCTACCCGGTTGAGGCCTTGTGGATCCTGGTGCCGGCAGCGTCAGGTTCCGGGCCAAGCTAG
- a CDS encoding rhodanese-like domain-containing protein: MQEVTTADILAADPDVQIIDVREAAELATGMIEDAVHIPSGEILARVAELDKSRRIIAVCHGGGRSGRVAEALTELGYTADTLIGGMSGWEAEELPMVSPEA, encoded by the coding sequence ATGCAGGAAGTCACGACCGCTGACATTTTGGCAGCAGACCCCGACGTCCAGATTATCGACGTCCGCGAAGCCGCCGAACTGGCCACAGGCATGATCGAGGATGCCGTCCACATTCCCTCCGGCGAAATCCTGGCCCGCGTGGCCGAGCTGGACAAGTCACGGCGCATCATTGCCGTGTGCCACGGCGGCGGTCGAAGTGGCCGGGTTGCCGAGGCGCTGACCGAACTTGGCTACACCGCCGACACCTTGATTGGTGGCATGAGCGGCTGGGAGGCCGAAGAGCTGCCCATGGTGTCTCCGGAGGCGTAG
- a CDS encoding sodium:solute symporter, producing the protein MLAFGWWGKSRTKNNSDFLVAGRRLGPFLYTGTMAAVVLGGASTVGGVGLGYKFGISGMWLVVAIGVGVLLLSLLFAPTLQKLKIYTVSQMLSLRYGQETTKVSGIVMLAYTIMISATSTGAYATIFVVLFGWDRWLAIAVGGAIVLIYSTIGGMWSITLADQVQFVIKTVGVFLLMLPFAWNAAGGIDGIRERVDASFFQWDGIGTQTIITYFVVYTLGLLIGQDIWQRVFTARTPEIARWGGATAGIYCILYGVAGALIGMAASVALSGHVELKDDVYALVATELLPIGVGGIVLAAAVAAMMSTASGSLIAAATVARKDVIPFVASWFGKDIDNSDSTNPEHDIRANRWYILVIGVLVVGISIVVNDVVFALTIAYDILVGGLLVAIIGGLVWKRGTGLGAAWSMAVGCVVTIASLVIYATGIIHSADGIYANEPIYFGLASSLIVYVVVSLLTPETPAHIRKAWDDRLAAAATDSNPDEEVPALAK; encoded by the coding sequence ATGCTGGCTTTCGGCTGGTGGGGCAAATCGCGGACCAAGAACAACAGCGACTTCCTCGTCGCCGGCCGCCGCCTGGGTCCCTTCCTCTACACCGGGACCATGGCCGCCGTCGTTCTTGGCGGGGCCTCCACGGTGGGAGGGGTGGGGCTAGGCTACAAGTTCGGCATCTCCGGCATGTGGCTCGTGGTCGCCATCGGCGTCGGCGTGCTGTTGCTGAGTCTGCTCTTTGCGCCCACACTGCAGAAGCTGAAGATCTACACGGTCTCGCAGATGCTGAGCCTGCGCTACGGTCAGGAAACCACCAAGGTTTCGGGCATCGTCATGCTCGCGTACACCATCATGATTTCGGCAACCTCCACCGGCGCCTACGCCACCATCTTCGTGGTGCTGTTCGGCTGGGACCGCTGGCTGGCCATCGCCGTCGGCGGGGCGATCGTGCTGATCTATTCGACCATTGGCGGCATGTGGTCCATCACCCTGGCCGACCAGGTGCAGTTCGTCATCAAGACCGTGGGCGTCTTCCTGCTCATGCTGCCGTTCGCATGGAACGCCGCGGGCGGCATTGACGGCATCCGCGAGCGCGTGGATGCCAGCTTCTTCCAGTGGGACGGCATCGGCACCCAGACCATCATCACCTACTTTGTGGTGTACACGCTGGGCCTGCTCATCGGCCAGGACATCTGGCAGCGCGTCTTCACCGCCCGCACACCGGAAATTGCCCGCTGGGGCGGCGCCACGGCAGGCATCTACTGCATCCTGTACGGCGTTGCCGGCGCACTGATCGGCATGGCCGCCTCCGTGGCCCTGTCCGGCCATGTGGAACTTAAGGACGACGTGTATGCGCTCGTCGCCACGGAACTGCTGCCCATCGGCGTCGGCGGCATCGTGCTGGCCGCCGCCGTGGCCGCCATGATGTCCACCGCCTCCGGCTCGCTCATTGCCGCCGCCACGGTGGCCCGCAAGGACGTCATTCCGTTCGTCGCCAGCTGGTTCGGCAAGGACATCGACAACTCCGATTCCACCAACCCGGAACACGACATCAGGGCAAACCGCTGGTACATCCTGGTGATCGGTGTGCTCGTTGTAGGCATCTCCATTGTGGTCAACGATGTGGTGTTCGCCCTGACCATCGCCTACGACATCCTCGTCGGCGGCCTGCTCGTGGCCATCATCGGCGGCCTCGTCTGGAAGCGCGGCACCGGCCTGGGCGCCGCCTGGTCCATGGCCGTCGGCTGCGTTGTCACCATCGCCTCCCTTGTCATCTACGCCACCGGCATCATCCACAGCGCCGACGGCATCTACGCCAACGAGCCCATCTACTTCGGTCTGGCCTCCTCGCTCATCGTCTACGTTGTAGTCTCGCTGCTGACCCCTGAAACCCCGGCCCACATCCGCAAGGCCTGGGATGACCGCCTGGCCGCGGCAGCCACCGATTCCAACCCGGACGAGGAAGTTCCCGCACTGGCGAAGTAG
- a CDS encoding biotin/lipoyl-containing protein: protein MSEVLFPIMTGDPSEPGVLLQWRAPNGSAVVAYQIIAEVTIDKFDAEVNTPVSGTLNWAVQEGDEVAQGAVIAVIEP from the coding sequence ATGAGTGAAGTTCTGTTCCCCATAATGACGGGAGACCCGTCCGAACCGGGAGTCCTGCTGCAATGGCGTGCCCCCAACGGCAGTGCAGTCGTCGCCTATCAAATCATCGCCGAGGTTACGATTGACAAGTTCGACGCCGAGGTCAACACCCCGGTCTCCGGCACCTTGAACTGGGCGGTACAAGAAGGCGACGAGGTGGCACAGGGTGCGGTGATTGCCGTCATCGAGCCCTAA